One Ictalurus punctatus breed USDA103 chromosome 21, Coco_2.0, whole genome shotgun sequence genomic window carries:
- the shisa10.1 gene encoding protein shisa-5 produces the protein MASSIPAVLAFFATLLVTAVADDCDGYISSSGLFNPSKDCSFNQFCCGSCDNRYCCSDIFSRLNEGSCNFIKNNSVHIATGGVVGMIIFIILIIACCVCPCCCLYKMCRKPRPVMTTTTTTVLTTQYPQQQPSNPPTQYPAFQPVPAPVQPGYGVQPGYGPYQGQPYAPGPPPPYQESGGYPAPYSQAAYDGTQPPYPLNPPVPVQPGYAQPPPPTDYNAAQLPYNPAYMEPPKTGY, from the exons ATGGCCTCGTCCATCCCCGCCGTCCTGGCCTTCTTTGCCACTTTGCTTGTAACCGCAGTCG CCGATGACTGCGACGGGTACATCTCTTCGTCTGGTCTGTTCAACCCATCCAAGGATTGCTCGTTTAATCAGTTCTGCTGTGGAAGCTGTGACAATCGCTACTGCTGCTCAGACATCTTCAGTCGGCTCAATGAGGGCAGCTGCAATTT CATAAAGAACAACTCCGTTCACATTGCTACTGGTGGTGTAGTGGGTATGATCATcttcatcatactcatcatagCCTGCTGCGTTTGCCCCTGCTGCTGCTTGTACAAAATGTGCAGAAAACCCAGGC CGGTGATGACAACGACCACAACCACAGTACTAACTACCCAGTATCCTCAGCAGCAACCTTCAAACCCTCCTACTCAGTATCCAGCCTTCCAGCCAGTTCCAGCTCCTGTACAGCCTGGCTATGGTGTCCAGCCCGGGTACGGTCCATATCAAGGCCAGCCTTATGCACCAGGACCGCCTCCTCCATACCAGGAGAGTG GAGGATATCCTGCACCATACAGCCAGGCTGCCTATGATGGTACTCAGCCTCCGTACCCTCTCAATCCCCCTGTGCCTGTGCAGCCCGGCTACGCTCAGCCTCCTCCACCAACCGACTACAATGCAGCTCAGCTGCCATACAACCCAGCCTACATGGAGCCGCCCAAAACCGGTTACTAA